The Streptomyces sp. P9-A4 genome contains a region encoding:
- a CDS encoding MFS transporter, translated as MSTPKPTTPAPAATPRKGGDGKGIALFVIASCQLMVVLDITIVNIALPHIQTALDFSTTSLSWVVNAYTLTFGGLLLLGGRAGDILGRRRVFIFGVLLFGLASLFCGLAQSEWQLLAARSLQGVGGAIASPTSLSLITTTFDEGPERNRAFGVFAGVSAGGGAIGLVAGGMLVQWLDWRWIFFVNVPIALVIAFLTPRHVKESERHPGHFDLAGALTSTLGMVALVYGFIRAAQEGWRDPYTIGSFAAAVVLLAAFILIERRSRQPITPLHMFADRNRSGTYVIMLCLAAAIFGMFFFLTLFVQEVLGFSPLTTGLAFLPVSAIIAVGAGFTSNLLPRFGPKPFMVTGSLLTAVGLSWLTRTKVDSTYLGSILGPLLVFGLGMGLMFVSLTIMALSNVEPRESGAASGLLNAMQQVGGSLGLSILVTVFGTASRNEAETQVPAFLAQAGPLEKSQFAQTGQLPPPWSDQVLTSGVSAGFVTAAVFAVLGALVALFVIKVRPSDIERLKGGAGVMPGG; from the coding sequence ATGAGTACACCCAAGCCGACGACACCGGCACCGGCCGCCACCCCGAGGAAGGGCGGCGACGGCAAGGGCATCGCCCTGTTCGTGATCGCGTCCTGTCAGCTGATGGTGGTCCTCGACATCACCATCGTGAACATCGCGCTCCCGCACATCCAGACCGCGCTGGACTTCTCCACCACCAGCCTGTCCTGGGTCGTCAACGCCTACACCCTCACCTTCGGCGGTCTGCTGCTCCTCGGCGGGCGCGCGGGCGACATCCTCGGCCGCCGCCGGGTCTTCATCTTCGGTGTCCTGCTCTTCGGACTCGCCTCGCTCTTCTGCGGACTCGCGCAGAGCGAATGGCAACTTCTCGCCGCCCGCTCGCTGCAGGGCGTCGGCGGCGCGATAGCCTCGCCGACCTCGCTGTCCCTCATCACCACCACCTTCGACGAAGGCCCGGAACGCAACCGGGCCTTCGGTGTGTTCGCGGGCGTCTCGGCCGGCGGCGGCGCGATCGGCCTGGTCGCGGGCGGCATGCTGGTGCAGTGGCTCGACTGGCGCTGGATCTTCTTCGTCAACGTCCCCATCGCGCTGGTCATCGCCTTCCTCACCCCGCGCCACGTCAAGGAGTCCGAGCGGCACCCCGGCCACTTCGACCTCGCCGGTGCGCTCACCTCCACCCTCGGCATGGTGGCGCTGGTGTACGGCTTCATCCGGGCCGCGCAGGAAGGCTGGCGCGACCCCTACACGATCGGCTCGTTCGCCGCGGCGGTCGTGCTGCTCGCCGCGTTCATCCTGATCGAGCGGCGCTCCCGGCAGCCGATCACACCCCTGCACATGTTCGCCGACCGCAACCGCTCGGGCACCTACGTCATCATGCTCTGCCTGGCGGCGGCCATCTTCGGCATGTTCTTCTTCCTCACCCTGTTCGTGCAGGAGGTGCTGGGATTCAGCCCACTGACGACCGGTCTGGCCTTCCTGCCGGTCAGCGCGATCATCGCGGTCGGCGCCGGCTTCACGTCCAACCTGCTGCCGAGGTTCGGCCCGAAACCCTTCATGGTGACGGGCTCGCTGCTCACCGCGGTGGGCCTCTCCTGGCTGACCCGGACCAAGGTGGACTCCACCTATCTGGGCAGCATCCTCGGCCCGCTCCTCGTCTTCGGCCTGGGCATGGGGCTGATGTTCGTGTCGCTGACCATCATGGCCCTGTCCAACGTCGAACCACGGGAGTCGGGCGCCGCGTCCGGCCTGCTCAACGCCATGCAGCAGGTGGGCGGTTCGCTCGGCCTGTCGATCCTGGTGACGGTCTTCGGCACGGCCAGCCGCAACGAGGCGGAGACCCAGGTCCCCGCCTTCCTGGCCCAGGCGGGCCCCCTGGAGAAGTCCCAGTTCGCCCAGACGGGCCAGCTCCCACCCCCCTGGAGCGACCAGGTCCTCACCTCGGGCGTCTCCGCCGGCTTCGTCACGGCGGCCGTCTTCGCCGTACTGGGCGCCCTGGTCGCCCTCTTCGTCATCAAGGTCCGCCCCTCGGACATCGAACGGCTGAAGGGCGGCGCGGGAGTGATGCCGGGGGGCTGA
- a CDS encoding VOC family protein, translating into MFSGAHVILYTQDAEADRAFLRDVFGFEHVDAGGGWLVFRLPPAEVAVHPTTHEPRHEVYLMCEDLTRTLTELEDRGAEISRAITEQRWGLLAAVRLPSGTELPLYEPRHPTALGLSP; encoded by the coding sequence ATGTTCAGTGGCGCGCATGTGATCCTCTACACCCAGGACGCGGAGGCCGACCGCGCGTTCCTCAGGGACGTCTTCGGCTTCGAGCACGTGGACGCCGGAGGGGGCTGGCTCGTCTTCCGGCTGCCGCCCGCCGAGGTCGCCGTGCACCCCACGACGCACGAACCCCGGCACGAGGTCTACCTCATGTGCGAGGACCTCACCCGGACCCTGACGGAGCTGGAGGACCGGGGCGCCGAGATCTCACGCGCCATCACCGAGCAGCGCTGGGGCCTGCTCGCGGCCGTACGGCTGCCGAGCGGCACCGAACTCCCCCTGTACGAACCGCGTCACCCCACCGCGCTCGGCCTCTCACCCTGA
- a CDS encoding PaaX family transcriptional regulator, with the protein MAEQHTPRSLIVSLYGAYGRAPDGSPLPVAALIRLLGVLGVDAPSVRSSVSRLKRRGLLLPGRTADGAAGYALSEDARRLLDDGDRRIYARAEPKLSEGWVLAVFSVPEAERHKRHLLRSRLARLGFGTAAPGVWIAPARLYEETRNALERLELSPYVDFFRGDHLGYAPTAGAVARWWDLPAVAGLHEEFLAAHEPVLRAWRTAPAGAEDAYRDYLLALDSWRRLPYADPVLPAELLPDDWPGRRSAEVFASLHELLRDRGAQYVRPFLSGDTP; encoded by the coding sequence GTGGCCGAGCAGCACACCCCCCGATCCCTCATCGTCTCCCTGTACGGCGCGTACGGCCGTGCGCCCGACGGGTCCCCGCTGCCCGTGGCCGCGCTCATCCGGCTGCTCGGGGTGCTCGGGGTGGACGCGCCCTCCGTGCGTTCCTCGGTGTCGCGGCTGAAGCGGCGCGGGCTGCTGCTGCCGGGCCGTACGGCGGACGGGGCCGCCGGGTACGCCCTCTCGGAGGACGCCCGCCGCCTCCTCGACGACGGCGACCGCCGCATCTACGCCCGCGCCGAGCCGAAACTGTCCGAGGGCTGGGTCCTCGCCGTCTTCTCGGTCCCCGAGGCCGAGCGGCACAAGCGGCACCTGCTGCGCTCCCGGCTCGCCCGGCTCGGCTTCGGCACGGCGGCGCCGGGTGTCTGGATCGCGCCCGCGCGGCTGTACGAGGAGACCAGGAACGCCCTGGAGCGCCTGGAGCTCTCCCCGTACGTGGACTTCTTCCGGGGCGACCACCTGGGGTACGCGCCGACGGCCGGCGCGGTGGCCCGCTGGTGGGACCTGCCCGCCGTCGCCGGGCTCCACGAGGAGTTCCTCGCGGCGCACGAGCCGGTGCTGCGGGCCTGGCGGACGGCCCCGGCGGGCGCCGAGGACGCCTACCGGGACTATCTGCTCGCCCTGGACTCCTGGCGCCGTCTGCCGTACGCCGACCCGGTCCTGCCCGCGGAACTCCTCCCGGACGACTGGCCCGGCCGGCGCTCGGCGGAGGTCTTCGCGTCCCTGCACGAGCTGCTGCGGGACCGGGGCGCCCAGTACGTGCGGCCGTTCCTCTCGGGAGACACCCCCTAG
- a CDS encoding fibronectin type III domain-containing protein, translated as MRTARQTAVATTLVLAAAGELLATAPTASAAVTCASPLFKREYFANTTFTGTPKRVDCDSAVAESWTGAPAYGLPRDRFGVRWTVTRDFGSGGPFALSVAARDGVRVYLDGVRKYSVWTDLATVRAGTVNLTIPQGRHTLRVDFANWTGTADVKFSYLPRTAATVDKVRPLTPAGFAVAYDRTTGRTRLAWAKNKEMDLAGYRVYRRLAGQTFPARPVVITGNATTTATDTPPATGETFVYELRAVDRAAHESVGTADLSVVTVDRTPPAVPSGVAAAVSASAVTVRWTAPSGAATYRVQRAAAPAGPWTTVVESLAGAASYRDLTADFHQQQYYRIAARDTAGNLSAYSATATTGAPDTTAPAPVTGLTAQGTTAGNRITWTAPATTDTAGYEVFAAPAGQEDPDGPEHVTGTSYHDVLAETGAETVYQVRAVDHYGNLSAATEVSTSRPTPAAVPAPLMERAAPSDLHNEITFRPGGPDAVTGYRVYRRSNTSSAWTPVDTTAPYTFTGTDRGAPLGRAYYYVVALDADGNEGPPSATAETVRDRPVLTAPLSAPSLTVVQDVRIAVVVDVKPADADRGKGITGYEWSFSCTDGGRHRTTGETARIQASVPYAGPCDLWVRAIGHYGSTGTAAYQDFFWTR; from the coding sequence ATGAGAACTGCCCGACAGACCGCGGTGGCCACCACCCTGGTCCTCGCCGCGGCCGGCGAACTCCTCGCCACCGCACCCACCGCCTCCGCCGCGGTGACGTGTGCCTCCCCGCTGTTCAAGCGGGAGTATTTCGCCAACACCACCTTCACCGGCACCCCGAAGCGCGTCGACTGCGACAGCGCCGTCGCCGAGAGCTGGACCGGCGCCCCCGCCTACGGCCTGCCCCGGGACCGGTTCGGCGTCCGCTGGACGGTCACCCGCGACTTCGGCTCCGGCGGCCCCTTCGCGCTGTCGGTGGCCGCCCGGGACGGCGTCCGTGTCTACCTCGACGGCGTCCGCAAGTACAGCGTGTGGACGGACCTGGCCACCGTCCGCGCCGGGACGGTCAACCTGACGATCCCGCAGGGCCGCCACACCCTCCGCGTCGACTTCGCGAACTGGACCGGGACGGCGGACGTCAAGTTCTCCTACCTGCCTCGCACCGCCGCCACCGTCGACAAGGTCCGGCCCCTCACCCCGGCCGGCTTCGCCGTCGCGTACGACCGGACCACCGGCCGCACCCGGCTCGCCTGGGCGAAGAACAAGGAGATGGACCTCGCCGGCTACCGCGTCTACCGACGCCTCGCCGGACAGACCTTCCCCGCCCGTCCGGTGGTCATCACCGGCAACGCCACCACCACCGCCACCGACACGCCCCCGGCCACCGGAGAGACCTTCGTCTACGAGCTCCGCGCCGTCGACCGCGCGGCGCACGAGTCCGTGGGCACCGCCGACCTGTCCGTCGTCACCGTCGACCGGACCCCGCCCGCCGTGCCGTCCGGCGTCGCCGCCGCGGTCTCGGCGAGCGCGGTGACCGTACGCTGGACGGCGCCCTCGGGCGCCGCGACCTACCGCGTCCAGCGCGCCGCCGCCCCGGCCGGACCCTGGACCACCGTCGTCGAGTCCCTCGCCGGCGCGGCTTCCTACCGGGACCTCACCGCCGACTTCCATCAGCAGCAGTACTACCGGATCGCCGCCCGCGACACGGCCGGCAACCTCTCCGCGTACTCCGCGACCGCCACCACCGGCGCCCCCGACACCACCGCCCCCGCCCCGGTCACCGGCCTCACCGCCCAGGGCACCACCGCGGGCAACCGGATCACCTGGACGGCCCCGGCCACCACCGACACCGCCGGTTACGAGGTGTTCGCGGCGCCGGCCGGCCAGGAGGACCCGGACGGCCCCGAGCACGTCACCGGCACCTCGTACCACGACGTCCTCGCAGAGACCGGCGCCGAGACGGTCTACCAGGTCCGCGCCGTCGACCACTACGGCAACCTTTCGGCCGCGACGGAGGTGAGCACCAGCCGGCCCACGCCGGCCGCCGTCCCCGCGCCTCTGATGGAGCGCGCCGCGCCGAGCGACCTCCACAACGAGATAACGTTCCGCCCCGGCGGCCCGGACGCCGTCACCGGCTACCGCGTCTACCGGCGCTCGAACACCTCGTCCGCCTGGACACCGGTCGACACCACGGCCCCGTACACCTTCACCGGCACCGACCGCGGCGCACCGCTGGGCCGCGCGTACTACTACGTGGTGGCCCTGGACGCCGACGGCAACGAAGGCCCCCCGTCCGCCACGGCCGAGACCGTCCGCGACCGCCCGGTCCTGACGGCGCCGCTGTCCGCGCCCAGTCTGACCGTCGTCCAGGACGTCCGGATCGCCGTCGTCGTCGACGTGAAGCCGGCGGACGCGGACCGGGGCAAGGGCATCACGGGCTACGAGTGGAGCTTCTCCTGCACGGACGGCGGCCGGCACAGGACGACGGGCGAGACCGCCCGCATACAGGCGTCCGTCCCTTACGCCGGCCCCTGCGACCTGTGGGTCCGAGCGATCGGCCACTACGGAAGCACGGGAACCGCCGCGTACCAGGACTTCTTCTGGACCAGGTGA
- a CDS encoding anthrone oxygenase family protein gives MTQNRSGNGAGAVLGAATAATGLLAGVWFAYVCSVMPALARSDDRVYVEVMRNINDVIQNPVFFTPFLGAPLLVAVAAWQHRAGRARLWTLAAAVLCAAVFVVTAAVNVPLNDALAAAKDPTAARAAFEAPWVAWNLVRAALSTLALGCLLRALAVRRDPGLPGTP, from the coding sequence ATGACACAGAACAGGAGTGGGAACGGCGCCGGGGCGGTCCTCGGCGCGGCGACGGCGGCGACCGGACTGCTGGCGGGGGTGTGGTTCGCGTACGTCTGCTCGGTGATGCCGGCGCTGGCGCGCAGCGACGACCGGGTCTACGTCGAGGTGATGCGGAACATCAACGACGTGATCCAGAACCCGGTCTTCTTCACCCCGTTCCTCGGGGCGCCGCTCCTCGTGGCGGTGGCCGCCTGGCAGCACCGCGCCGGCCGGGCGCGGCTCTGGACGCTCGCCGCGGCGGTGCTGTGCGCGGCGGTCTTCGTGGTCACGGCCGCGGTGAACGTACCCCTCAACGACGCCCTCGCCGCGGCGAAGGACCCGACCGCGGCCCGCGCCGCCTTCGAGGCCCCCTGGGTGGCGTGGAACCTGGTCCGCGCGGCCCTGTCGACGCTGGCCCTCGGCTGCCTGCTGCGGGCCCTGGCCGTACGGAGGGACCCGGGCCTGCCGGGCACCCCCTAG
- a CDS encoding AMP-binding protein yields the protein MELTPSAHLDTFARDRLPPPERWPRLLFDLPELVYPDRLNCGEELLDRTVERLGADRPAFHDGEGGVWSYGQLQDHVDRIAHVLTSDLRVKPGNRVLLRGPTTPWLAACWLAVMKAGAVAVTVLAQQRAPELAVMARAARCSHALCDAHAVDELLGARVAGLRVTPFGGDGPDDLLALAARRPGPYPAVATAADDVALIAFTSGTTGRPKGCVHFHRDVLAVADTFSAHVLRPLPDDVFAGSPPLAFTFGLGGLVVFPLRAGASAVLLEQAGPKQLLAAIERHRVSVLFTAPTAYRVMLDELTQGTAPELGSLRRCVSAGENLPEATWKAWYARTGLRLINGIGATELLHIFISAADGDIRPGTTGRPVPGWQARIVDREGRAVPDGEEGLLAVRGPVGCRYLADPRQEEYVREGWNVTGDTYVREPDGYFRYVSRSDDMIISAGYNIAGPQVEEVLLDHPDVVETAVVGRPDELRGQVVVAYTVVREGVPRDAGTAAALRAFVRARLAPYKSPREIVFLDELPRTATGKLQRFRLRDPA from the coding sequence ATGGAGCTGACACCCTCGGCCCACCTCGACACCTTCGCCCGCGACCGGCTGCCACCGCCGGAGCGGTGGCCCCGCCTCCTCTTCGACCTCCCTGAGCTGGTGTACCCCGACCGGCTCAACTGCGGGGAGGAACTCCTCGACCGCACGGTGGAACGCCTCGGCGCCGACCGGCCCGCCTTCCACGACGGCGAGGGCGGCGTCTGGAGCTACGGACAGCTCCAGGACCACGTCGACCGCATCGCCCACGTCCTCACCTCCGACCTGCGGGTCAAGCCCGGCAACCGGGTCCTGCTGCGCGGCCCCACCACCCCCTGGCTCGCCGCCTGCTGGCTCGCCGTGATGAAGGCCGGGGCCGTCGCCGTCACCGTCCTGGCCCAGCAGCGCGCCCCCGAACTCGCCGTGATGGCCAGAGCGGCCCGCTGCAGCCACGCCCTCTGCGACGCCCACGCCGTCGACGAACTCCTCGGGGCCCGCGTCGCCGGGCTCCGCGTCACCCCCTTCGGCGGGGACGGCCCCGACGACCTGCTCGCCCTCGCCGCCCGCCGGCCCGGCCCCTACCCCGCTGTGGCGACCGCCGCCGACGACGTGGCCCTCATCGCCTTCACCTCCGGCACCACCGGGCGCCCCAAGGGCTGCGTCCACTTCCACCGGGACGTCCTCGCCGTCGCCGACACCTTCTCCGCGCACGTCCTGCGCCCGCTGCCCGACGACGTCTTCGCCGGTTCGCCGCCGCTCGCCTTCACCTTCGGCCTCGGCGGGCTCGTCGTCTTCCCCCTGCGGGCCGGGGCGAGCGCGGTCCTCCTCGAGCAGGCCGGGCCCAAACAGCTGCTCGCGGCGATCGAGCGGCACCGGGTGTCCGTGCTCTTCACCGCCCCCACCGCCTACCGGGTGATGCTCGACGAGCTGACCCAGGGCACCGCCCCCGAGCTGGGCTCGCTGCGGCGCTGCGTCTCCGCGGGCGAGAACCTGCCGGAGGCCACCTGGAAGGCCTGGTACGCGCGGACGGGTCTGCGGCTCATCAACGGCATCGGCGCGACCGAACTCCTCCACATCTTCATCTCCGCCGCCGACGGCGACATCCGCCCCGGCACCACCGGCCGCCCGGTGCCCGGCTGGCAGGCCAGGATCGTGGACCGGGAGGGCCGGGCCGTCCCGGACGGCGAGGAGGGGCTGCTCGCGGTGCGCGGCCCGGTCGGCTGCCGCTATCTGGCCGATCCGCGCCAGGAGGAGTACGTACGGGAGGGCTGGAACGTCACCGGCGACACGTACGTCCGCGAGCCCGACGGCTACTTCCGCTATGTGTCACGGTCCGACGACATGATCATCTCGGCGGGCTACAACATCGCCGGACCGCAGGTCGAGGAAGTGCTCCTGGACCATCCCGACGTGGTGGAGACGGCCGTCGTGGGCCGCCCGGACGAGCTGCGCGGCCAGGTCGTCGTGGCCTACACGGTGGTACGGGAGGGAGTGCCGCGCGACGCGGGCACCGCCGCCGCGCTGCGGGCCTTCGTCCGCGCCCGCCTCGCCCCGTACAAGTCGCCCCGCGAGATCGTCTTCCTGGACGAGCTGCCGCGCACGGCCACGGGCAAGCTCCAGCGCTTCCGACTCCGCGACCCGGCCTGA
- a CDS encoding helix-turn-helix domain-containing protein, producing MADDYLVRIGKLIRDARQHRGWTQTQLAEALATSQSAVNRIERGNQNISLEMIARIGEALDSEIVSLGYAGPMHLRVVGRRRLSGAIDVKTSKNACVALLCASLLNKGRTVLRRVARIEEVFRLLEVLGSIGVRTRWINDGVDLEIVPPAELDMESIDAEAAIRTRSIIMFLGPLLHRMDRFKLPYAGGCDLGTRTIEPHMIALRRFGLEVTATEGIYHAEVERSASPDRPIVLTERGDTVTENALLAAARHDGVTVIRNASSNYMVQDLCFFLEALGVRVDGIGTTTLTVHGVPQIDVDVDYSPSEDPVEAMSLLAAAVVTESELTIRRVPIEFMEIELAVLEEMGLDHDRSAEYAADNGRTRLVDLTVRPSKLEAPIDKIHPMPFPGLNIDNVPFFAAIAATAQGKTLIHDWVYDNRAIYLTDLNRLGGRLQLLDPHRVLVEGPTRWRAAEMMCPPALRPAVVVLLAMMAAEGTSVLRNVYVINRGYEDLAERLNSIGAQIEIFRDI from the coding sequence ATGGCAGACGACTACCTCGTACGCATCGGCAAGCTCATCCGTGACGCCCGTCAGCACCGGGGCTGGACACAGACGCAGCTCGCCGAGGCACTGGCCACGAGCCAGAGCGCCGTCAACCGGATCGAGCGCGGCAACCAGAACATCAGCCTTGAGATGATCGCCCGGATCGGCGAGGCCCTCGACAGCGAGATCGTGTCCCTGGGCTACGCGGGACCCATGCACCTCCGGGTCGTCGGCCGCCGCCGGCTCTCCGGCGCGATCGACGTCAAGACCAGCAAGAACGCCTGCGTCGCGCTGCTCTGCGCCTCCCTCCTCAACAAGGGCCGCACCGTCCTGCGCCGCGTCGCCCGCATCGAGGAGGTCTTCCGGCTCCTGGAGGTCCTGGGCTCCATCGGCGTCCGCACCCGCTGGATCAACGACGGCGTCGACCTGGAGATCGTGCCGCCCGCCGAGCTGGACATGGAGTCCATCGACGCCGAGGCCGCGATCCGCACCCGCTCGATCATCATGTTCCTCGGCCCGCTGCTGCACCGCATGGACCGCTTCAAGCTGCCGTACGCCGGAGGCTGTGACCTCGGTACGCGCACCATCGAGCCGCACATGATCGCGCTGCGCCGCTTCGGCCTCGAGGTCACCGCCACCGAGGGCATCTACCACGCCGAGGTCGAGCGCTCGGCCTCCCCCGACCGCCCGATCGTGCTGACCGAGCGCGGGGACACGGTCACCGAGAACGCCCTCCTGGCGGCCGCCCGCCACGACGGCGTGACCGTCATCCGCAACGCCTCCTCCAACTACATGGTCCAGGACCTGTGCTTCTTCCTGGAGGCGCTCGGCGTACGGGTCGACGGGATCGGCACCACCACGCTGACCGTGCACGGCGTGCCCCAGATCGACGTGGACGTCGACTACTCCCCCTCGGAGGATCCGGTCGAGGCGATGAGCCTGCTGGCCGCGGCGGTCGTCACGGAATCCGAACTGACCATCCGCCGGGTCCCGATCGAGTTCATGGAGATCGAGCTCGCGGTCCTGGAGGAGATGGGCCTCGACCACGACCGCTCGGCCGAGTACGCGGCGGACAACGGCCGCACCCGCCTGGTCGACCTGACGGTCCGCCCCTCCAAGCTGGAGGCGCCGATCGACAAGATCCACCCGATGCCGTTCCCCGGCCTGAACATCGACAACGTCCCGTTCTTCGCGGCCATCGCGGCCACGGCCCAGGGCAAGACCCTCATCCACGACTGGGTCTACGACAACCGCGCGATCTACCTCACCGATCTCAACCGCCTGGGCGGCCGCCTCCAGCTCCTGGACCCCCACCGCGTCCTGGTCGAGGGCCCCACCCGCTGGCGCGCCGCCGAGATGATGTGCCCCCCGGCCCTCCGCCCGGCGGTGGTCGTCCTCCTCGCGATGATGGCGGCGGAGGGCACCTCGGTCCTCCGCAACGTCTACGTCATCAACCGCGGCTACGAGGACCTGGCGGAACGCCTGAACTCGATCGGCGCGCAGATCGAGATCTTCAGGGATATCTGA
- a CDS encoding RidA family protein: MSLHRHNPAELAPPTGFSHAVTATGGRLVFLAGQTALDSGGAVVGDTLTEQFTTALGNLLTALRHAGGTPADLARVTVYTTDVDDYRAHANELGRIWRRLAGRDYPAMAVIGVVRLWDEQARVELDGFAVLDEPAHG, from the coding sequence ATGAGCCTGCACCGGCACAACCCCGCCGAACTCGCCCCGCCCACCGGCTTCTCCCACGCCGTCACCGCGACCGGCGGCAGGCTGGTCTTCCTCGCCGGACAGACCGCCCTCGACAGCGGGGGCGCGGTGGTGGGGGACACCCTGACCGAGCAGTTCACCACCGCCCTCGGCAACCTCCTCACCGCCCTCCGCCACGCCGGCGGCACCCCCGCCGACCTCGCCCGCGTCACCGTCTACACCACCGACGTCGACGACTACCGCGCCCACGCCAACGAACTCGGCCGGATCTGGCGACGGTTGGCGGGCCGCGACTATCCGGCGATGGCCGTGATCGGAGTCGTACGCCTCTGGGACGAACAGGCCCGGGTGGAACTCGACGGCTTCGCGGTCCTGGACGAGCCCGCCCACGGCTGA
- a CDS encoding acyl-CoA dehydrogenase family protein, with product MPAFSLEPEQITWCAELRGLAADRLKPLADKGEPGRVNRPLVAALGELGLIARLFDAGALELCLLRESLARTCTEAETALALQGLGGHPVAAFGTPAQRARWLPEVTSGRAVAAFALSEPGAGSDAAALALEAVPDGHGGWHLHGEKQWISNAPEADFATVFARTTPGAGSRGVTAFLVPAGRPGLDGEPLDMLAPHALGTLTFDGVPVGPEDLLGEPDRGFRVAMNTLNLFRPSVGAFAVGMAQAALDAALAHTAGRPAFGGHLADLQAVAHRIAEMATRTEAARLLVYAAATAYDDGDPDVPRRSAMAKLLATETAQYVVDAAVQLHGARALQRGHLLEHLYREVRAPRIYEGATEVQRTIIAKELYARHREEPSP from the coding sequence ATGCCCGCATTCTCGCTCGAACCGGAACAGATCACCTGGTGTGCGGAGCTCCGCGGCCTCGCCGCCGACCGCCTGAAGCCCCTCGCCGACAAGGGCGAACCCGGCCGGGTCAACCGCCCTCTCGTCGCCGCCCTCGGCGAGCTCGGGCTGATCGCCCGGCTCTTCGACGCCGGTGCCCTCGAACTCTGCCTCCTGCGCGAATCCCTCGCCCGCACCTGCACCGAGGCCGAGACCGCCCTCGCCCTCCAGGGCCTCGGCGGCCACCCCGTCGCCGCCTTCGGCACCCCGGCCCAGCGGGCCCGCTGGCTCCCCGAGGTCACCTCCGGACGGGCCGTCGCCGCCTTCGCGCTCTCCGAACCCGGCGCCGGCTCCGACGCCGCCGCACTCGCCCTCGAAGCCGTCCCCGACGGACACGGCGGCTGGCACCTGCACGGCGAGAAACAGTGGATCTCCAACGCCCCCGAGGCCGACTTCGCCACCGTCTTCGCCCGCACCACCCCGGGCGCCGGCTCCCGGGGCGTCACCGCCTTCCTCGTCCCCGCCGGCCGGCCGGGCCTCGACGGCGAGCCGCTCGACATGCTCGCCCCGCACGCCCTGGGCACCCTCACCTTCGACGGCGTCCCCGTCGGCCCGGAGGACCTCCTCGGCGAACCCGACCGGGGATTCCGCGTCGCCATGAACACCCTCAACCTCTTCCGCCCCAGCGTCGGCGCCTTCGCCGTCGGCATGGCCCAGGCCGCCCTCGACGCCGCCCTCGCCCACACCGCCGGCCGCCCCGCCTTCGGCGGCCACCTCGCCGACCTCCAGGCCGTCGCCCACCGGATCGCCGAGATGGCCACCCGTACCGAGGCCGCCCGCCTGCTCGTCTACGCGGCGGCCACCGCCTACGACGACGGCGACCCCGACGTGCCCCGGCGCTCCGCCATGGCCAAACTGCTCGCCACCGAGACCGCCCAGTACGTCGTCGACGCCGCCGTCCAGCTCCACGGCGCCCGCGCCCTGCAACGCGGCCACCTCCTCGAACACCTCTACCGGGAGGTCCGCGCACCCCGGATCTACGAGGGCGCCACCGAGGTCCAGCGCACGATCATCGCCAAGGAGCTGTACGCACGTCATCGCGAGGAGCCGTCCCCATGA